One part of the Pseudopipra pipra isolate bDixPip1 chromosome 3, bDixPip1.hap1, whole genome shotgun sequence genome encodes these proteins:
- the PAX1 gene encoding paired box protein Pax-1 — translation MGECGRLREGSGTAPPGSRQSRGRAPGRGRRREVVRPGGSRPAAPGPARRARPGGLRVPRSPRSSLRFRSALCLRLFLPFSLFRLFSVFLVLFRSPFFCPFFPLLVSVFSFSLTFPRVFPPLLFYCLSDLIFSVPISPFSLCFPLFFPPLPSPFLSAFFLLLSFPLVLIFLSLFPPVPFLPFFPSLSPSFPFPFSSLPFLSFPFFSPFPFSFLSPFSFFPLSLSFPRQPRPAPARCPGIPRGPQRRAPIPCHALPCHPCHAVPCHATPALPAEHTYGEVNQLGGVFVNGRPLPNAIRLRIVELAQLGIRPCDISRQLRVSHGCVSKILARYHETGSILPGAIGGSKPRVTTPAVVKHIRDYKQGDPGIFAWEIRDRLLADGVCDKYNVPSVSSISRILRNKIGGLAPPGPPPALPCGHIYQYPYPGPAAPPPAKAAGHPAAPLGAPPVGLPRSWPSAHSVTNILGIRTFVEQAGALAGTEGAAYPPKMEEWPSVNRTGFPAPGQAVNGLDKAAMEGDIKYPQPGPGLSSMGTFLPACAYPPSTQPGVYGGSPGGYIGPGPPWQPQGTPLAHHGHGVTVHGGDLPAAMAFKQPGREVVDRKPTSPVGKPPDPLNTIHGLSIPTSSS, via the exons ATGGGTGAGTGCGGGCGGCTCCGAGAGGGCTCCGGGACGGCTCCGCCGGGCTCTCGGCAGAGCCGGGGGAGGGCACCGGGCagggggaggcggcgggaggTGGTCCGGCCCGGAGGGTCTCGGCCCGCAGCGCCGGGGCCGGCACGACGTGCCCGGCCGGGAGGGCTCCGGGTCCCCCGTTCTCCCCGCTCCTCCCTTCGCTTTCGCTCTGCTCTCTGCTTGCGACTCTTTCTCCCGTTCTCGCTCTTTCgccttttctctgtctttttagttttgttccgctctccttttttctgtccttttttcccccttctcgtttctgttttctctttttctctcacGTTTCCCCGTGtctttcccccccttctttTTTACTGTCTCTCTGACCTTATTTTTTCTGTCcctatttctcctttttctctctgttttcctcttttttttcctcctctaccttctcctttcctctctgcttttttcctccttctctctttccctctcgttctcattttcctttccctttttccccccgttccctttcttcccttcttcccttccctttctccctccttcccttttcctttctcctcccttccctttctttccttcccttttttttccccctttcccttttcctttctctccccgttttcctttttccccctctctctctccttcccgCGGCAGCCCCGTCCCGCTCCCGCTCGCTGTCCGGGCATCCCGCGGGGACCACAACGCCGCGCCCCCATCCCATGCCATGCCCTGCCATGCCATCCGTGCCATGCCGTGCCGTGCCACGCCACCCCTGCCCTTCCCGCAGAGCACACGTACGGGGAGGTGAACCAGCTGGGCGGCGTGTTCGTGAACGGGCGGCCGCTGCCCAACGCCATCCGGCTGCGCATCGTGGAGCTGGCGCAGCTCGGGATCCGGCCCTGCGACATCAGCCGCCAGCTCCGCGTGTCCCACGGCTGCGTCAGCAAGATCCTGGCCCGGTACCACGAGACGGGCTCCATCCTGCCCGGGGCCATCGGCGGCAGCAAGCCGCGGGTCACCACCCCCGCCGTGGTCAAGCACATCCGCGACTACAAGCAGGGCGACCCGGGCATCTTCGCCTGGGAGATCCGCGACCGGCTGCTCGCCGACGGCGTGTGCGACAAGTACAACGTGCCCTCGGTCAGCTCCATCAGCCGCATCCTGCGCAACAAGATCGGCGGGCtcgccccgcccggccccccGCCCGCGCTGCCCTGCGGCCACATCTACCAGTACCCGtaccccggccccgccgccccgccgcccgccaAGGCCGCCGGCCACCCGGCCGCGCCCCTCGGGGCACCCCCCGTCGGGCTGCCCCGCTCCTGGCCCTCGGCGCACTCCGTCACCAACATCCTGGGCATCCGCACCTTCGTGGAGCAGGCGG GGGCTCTGGCTGGCACGGAAGGGGCTGCCTACCCCCCCAAAATGGAAGAGTGGCCCAGCGTGAACAGGACGGGCTTCCCCGCCCCGGGCCAGGCGGTCAACGGGCTCGACAAGGCGGCCATGGAGGGGGACATCAAATACCCGCAG CCCGGCCCGGGGCTCTCCTCGATGGGCACCTTCCTGCCGGCCTGCGCCTACCCCCCCTCCACCCAGCCCGGCGTCTACGGCGGCTCCCCCGGCGGCTACATCGGCCCGGGCCCCCCCTGGCAGCCGCAGGGGACCCCCCTGGCCCACCACGGCCACGGCGTCACCGTCCACGGCGGCGACCTGCCCGCGGCCATGGCCTTCAAGCAGCCCGGGAGGGAAG